tattaaaaagtaactaaaataatttataacatTCTTAAGaaaccataaaaaaataagaacGCTGCAGTCGAgatcctcgactatcagataccagTTACTTGTCTAAGTAAGACTGTAAGTGCaatgcaaaaaagaaagcagaGAAGATTTTTTCctataaactatttaaattatttatattattaatcatGATCGccagccgagtcgatctggccatgtccgtataAGAGTGgagatctcgggaactataaaCTCAAATATATTCTCCGCCCACTCTAAAACCCagaaaccgccaaaaactgtcacaactacacttttaaaacatgttttgcttttttattcattttattattattctgttAACATTTCTCTTTGGCACTCCCAATAGCTGTCCTTAGCGTTCTCCCCtgtattaaaaatgaaattaaagtgCAGAAcagaattttttaaaacatattttctttatttaaaaaactacttttagtttagtttttcttgtttttcttgtggGTCACAATCACGATTGTCTTGTGGCACCGCTTTGGGTGCTTGCACTTCCTCTTGGGGATGCGGGTGTGGCACCAGTTGTTGCCCTTCCAACAACGCTTCTTGTGGGTGGAAGCGGCGGTTGTCGTCGTGGTGGTGGcatcggtggtggtggttgttgtaGTGGTGGCATCGGTGGTCGTTGTAGTGGTTGTAGTAGTACTAGTAGAGGAAGCCAGTTGGATGGCCAGGACAATGAGGGCTACCACGAATAGGAACTTCATCTTGGATGTTGTAAGGTTGAAAAGCGGCGAAGGGCTGTTGTGATTGACTGAAGTTGGAGGCGCCCCATTTATAGTTCCTCGGTAATTTCCGGATTTCGAAAACATTTGTTAAGCTGGCTTCATAACTGTTCCAGAAACCTAAATATTTGGGTGTCAATACACCAGCTTCGGAAGCTAAATGGTgtaacaaatatttgcttcACACTAATGGCAGCCCAAACTTAGGCTATCATTTGAAAAAAAGGCGTTTTGTGTTTTATCTTCTTGTATATTTGTATTGGCTTTTAAAATGTGATTTGATATCTATTTTGTTGTCATGGTAAATTGGCTAACTTTTATGTAGATGTGGCCTCTAATTGTTTGTGCATTTCAGTACGAAACTGCGAAACGGATGCCGTTTCATTCTGGTCCTTGAAGTCAGTCATTAGACTCTGCCAAATGGCTTCGAATTTATCAGTTGGTACGAGACTTCTGAAGATACGTTCGATTTCCCCTTTGGGCCGCAGACAGGTGAAATCACTATGTGTTAGGCCACGTAAAGTGGCCAAAACCGGTGTTATGAGATCCTTGACACTCGTTTTTTGCTCTCCAAGATTCCGGATTATTGTCCCCGAATCATCCCTGAACTTCTTTTGACGATCGGCGCAGAGCAAGTCATACGTGGTGTCCAGGCAACTGACATCGGAAACATTGGTCAAGTTACCTGTTTTCGGCAAAGATTTCTGAATCGAGAGAAGTCGGAGAAAATCGAGGTAATTCACCCGCTCCGTGGCACATCCCTCGTCCACAATCATCCGGAAATTGGACAGGGCCAGTCGGATTTTGTGCGCATCCAGGCGGATGTGGAAGCTTCTGAAGATTTCTAAGACGCGTGCCAGTGGCAAGTGACCCGTCTTATCCGTATCACTCCTCTCCAGCACTGAATTTAGTACGTACTTGTGGAATTCAAGGGGATTCCTCAAACTGTGACGCTTTTTGTTCAAATAGCGTATGGCATCCAGTAGCCGGTTAGTTTTGTGGCACGGTTCGATATTATTAAGCAGCATCTTCACATCGCCATTGCTGCGCAGTGGAACACCGAAAGTGATATCGGGCACCGCATAAGTGTACCTACAGAAGTCTTAAAACTATTAAtcagaaccaaaaaaaatgcaaatcatcTAGTGATTTAACTCACTTTTTGTTTCGCATGCCGAGGGGCGCGTCGGTGCGATTCATAAAGTCCACTTGTGCCTTGCCAATAACCTTCAGGTGGTTTTCACCTTCCTCCAGACAACGTTTCACTTTGAGTCCAAAGTCACCGAGAGTGTGAAAATTTCCAGAAGGTGACTTTCGATCAAATGGCTGggaatatctaaaaatatttaaggtACTCATTagatttgccaaatatttgtaatatccGAGAGATAAACCTGCGATTGACCTGCTCGGAAGGAAAGTAGTGATTGTGGCTGATGATGTACTTGTCGTGGAAAGCCTCGTACTCCTTGTTAACTTGCTCCGCCGATTTGGCCGGCAATATAACGCCATAAAGTGATTCAGATTGGGATGCACTCGATGGACTTCCGAAGGTTTGGCTTGTATTGGTCACGTTGTCCGGCTTGGAGTACGTCTTCTTCACCTCACCCAAAGTGGCCTTTTTGAAGTACATTTCCTCGTAGAACTTCTCCTTGAAGGACGTAAAGCGGGACTTCTGCAGCTCGCTGGTAAGCAAATcccggatgctgctgctgggaagAACTGAACCGGCCGGAGGATGGTTTGATTTTTCATTGATCTGTCCGCAATTTCGCCTCACTAGACTCTCAGCCAATTCTTCTGCATTGCTGATACTTAGACATACTTTTACACCTTCCTCGCCACCTAATCCTGAGGTAGACAATCCTGCTGTCggaatatttgcatttctatCTATAAAGTGTCCCCTATTGGCCATGTTAATAAGtgtaaatgtttatatagTGTGGGTTTAAGTGTTTCCAGCGTGCTTAAACAAATACTGACTGATAAAGCAGGACatcgtaaataaataaataattgtatttattggTCTTGTAAATGAGTATGTTTACATGTCAAATAATTTATGGCTTACTATTAGTTCAACTGTAGCTAGTCTTCTAGTCTATTGTACACGGTACTAGTACATCATTGCACGTCTCTCTGGCCGCGGAGATGGCATCTGGTTTTTCAGTGCAGGTGGTGGTTTTTGTGCAGGACAAAGTCCCAGGTATCCTTCCATCGAAGATTTCGAACCTCATTTAAGCTCATTTTTGTCGCACCATAACTGAATGGTATAAACTTTGAGAAAATGCTCAGCACGCCCACTAGCCAGAGGATTAGCATGAGGCGATACAGGCGCACGAGGTGGATACCACGCCCGGTACAGAAGCGCCTGAGCAGATAGTCCAGATGCTCCACAACAAAGCACAATAAAAGTAGCTTAAACACAAAGGCTGGCAAGTAGTTGTGCAAGAAGAGTGTACGATCCACACAGAAGTACGGTAGATAGTGCATCACGTAGCCCATAAAGAAGGTATCACCGGCAATGACGAATCGCTGCCACTCCTGTTCCGAAATGTCGAAGCAAAGACGTTGCCGCCGCATAGCGTAGAAGGCGAGTAATCCGGCGTAGACAAGTATTCCCAAGCTGGCTGTGTACCAGATGAGTACGTTTCCCAGCAAATAGATCTGCGCACTGGACTTTGAATCCAACCAGTAGGCAATGCCCTTGTCCATCAGCGGCCACTCGTGCGGCATCGAGCTGTACATATGACTTGGCACTGACTTCGTTTTGAACAGCATCTTGGACTGTAGCTCCAGTAACTTGGCCCAGAACGAGATTCGCGTCCGCTTTGTGGGTATCATTTCAGCTGTTAGCATCTGGCGCTCTCGCTCCCGATGGTCCTCGGCTTAAAAAggataaaaataagaaatatttgttgtttttatatcTCTCAAAGAGGACTTACTTTGTGTATAGCGATGTTCTTCAACATTCCAGATGGTATCTTCGTGTATTCCCTTTTCACGATCCGCCACCACCTCGTGCTGATTAAAACCCCATTCGGGAAGTTGGCGGCCAGTGAACTTCAAGGAAGCTTCTGTGGACACGTGAACGAGACGGACCTCCGACTTAATGGCATGCCAAATGTCACCCTCGGAATCGCGATTCAGAATCTCAACGCGCCACAGCAGCTCACCAGCCATCTTGATCTCGTAATCTATGTAACAGCTTACTTCCTGGCACTGCGGTGTCATTGCCGCAGCCACATCGTGTGAGTTCAGTGCCCGGCTCGTGATTCCATGGACCAACTGAATAATTTCACCGTGCCGAATGATATCCAGCTCATCTCCCACAACCAGGTTTTCCTTTGTTGGTCGCTTGACCAGCCACCAGTTGTTCACATCCTTGAAGGAGTAACAGGTGACCTGCTGCTGGTGCGAGGAGCCCCTCTTGTCCGGGTACCGCACCGGATAGACAGCTGCATGCGAGTGCAGCCAGCAGGTGCGTCCGTGGGTATGGCGCAGTGTGATTTGGGAGCCATGAACAACTGCCAAAGGCTGTCCTTGTGTGATCGATGCCAGTCCTCCATCCAACGAGGCCTGAAACGCGCTAGTCATGATGCTATCGTGCGGTCCAGCCCGGTATAGCGTCTTGAAGTGGACATAGAAGACTCCCACGTAGATGGCCAACGGAATGCCAACGAAGATTAACAGGCGACTTATGGCATGCATCCATAGCTGGCGATCTAGAAAAAAAACGTTTTAGTTTGATGCATACCTCTTTAGAATAACGATGATtaaaattacgtatacgtatcGTTACGAATTTCTGTTATGCTCTTAGAACATGAGTTGTGAATCTCGAGAAATGCGTTATCTTACCGGTGAGTCCGGCGTCGTAGAGCAGTTGCCACAGGTGTCGACACAGCAGATAAAAGGCTAGCCCCAGTGCCAGGAATCCAACGTACTTTACGGTTCCGGCGGCTCCCAAAAAGATGGCAGCTGTCGTTCCACTAAAGAACCATTCTAGGCTGCCCAGGCGACTTCGTTGGAATCGGAGCAGACAGGCGATCCCCACCgtggtggccagcagcagcattgaTTCCATGAGAACAAAGCGGGATTGCGTTAGCAAGGAGTTGTCCAGGACCACAAGCAGACCACCCAAGGCGGATGACCAGCGACTGAGCTTCGCCTCCAGCAACAGGTTGTAAACGGCGGGAGCCAGTAGACTGCCGCACAAGGCTGGCACAAACCGGAACCAAAAGATGGGCATTTCCGGCGCATACGGCTCTCCAATCCGGTTGAAGGTGTAATTGCCATCGTAGCCAGCCAGGCTGACCAGTCCGGCGATCAGCTGTTTGCCCAGTGGCGGATGTTGATCGAAGAAGAAAATGTTGCGCATGTACATGGAGATGTACTTGCCGTAGTGGAGTTCATCGAATCTGTTGGGTAAAGAACATTGTATTACAATTCTTAAATTCTTGAAGTgattaaagcatttaaaaatatctaaGAAATTGTTCTGTGTGTATTTTTCTCTCTCAGTGGTGACCCCATTTGCCtggtttgttattgtttttctaCTCACACGATGTGCGGCGGCGTTGCCAGCTTGTAGAAACGCGTGCCGAAGGCCAAGAGAAAGAGCGTCCAACTGAAGAGATCGATGCTCAGGTTAACGGTAAATGGCTGCGTACTCGCACTAGCGGTTTTTCTTtcagctgcagatgctgcgCCTGCGCTCTTCTTGTTGATGTGTTTTTGGCaggagagcgagcgagaccGAGAGGACGACAGCGAACGTGAGAGGGAGCGCGAACGATCGGTGGTTGGCGAGGGGGAGGCTTGTTTTGGCGTCGGTACCGGCGTTGGAGTCGCAGTCGGTGTCGGCGTTGGCGTCGTGTGCCGGTTAACGCTGCCGCGCAGCGGCGCATTCAAATGACAGTTGACGTCGACGCAGCAATTGAGCATTGTTAGAGCACGAGCACCGTTACAGCACAGTGGTGAAGGTGAGTTGCTGTGTGtcgtgtgttgttgttgcttcgaGTTTGTTGAACGGCTGCGAAAGTGAAGTCTTTCGTTTGACTCGCAGCTCATATCGCTGTCCgtccattgttgttgttgttgttgttgtggttgctgcttcACTTTAGCCGTCTTGCGGCGCTGTGTAATTGTATTGGTGTAGGTGGCAGACATAGCGGTTTCctagtttttgttattttttcagtgtgcGATTTGCTCTTCGTAAATTAGCGGGCATTTCTTCCTCGCATTGTTTTGCCTACCCACTTTCACTGATCAATTAGCAATCGTTAAACATGATATAATCCAACCAAGCGATCGCttgtttcactttttgttatgttaattttttattttgccacgTTTTCCTGCTAACAAAAAAACTGGTTTGGCACTTTCTACACTCCACTTGTCTCGCTGTCTCTTCGCTTGCAGCCTTCTTGGTCGATTTGCATTTACATACAAATGATAGCCAGCTGTTGAAGAAAGTTTCGATGCCGAATTAttcccacaaacacacactcacggaAGTAAAGTAACTATTTTTTCCCGGCCGAACGCTTTCTGAACGAAATCGCAACCTGCTCGCTAAAGATCTCGCGACGCACTGACTTGGCTAAATCTGAATGGACTGAACAGATCCGCGATGGCTCTCTTTCTTCTGCGCAGGCGCTGCCGCTGCCCTCGGTGCACAGTGGGTCGATTTCGCACCACTCGCTGCAAAATTCAAAGGCGGTTCTAAAGACAAAAAGTGAATGGATAAagtaaaatttattaaaacttatGTTCACAgtacatatacacatgtaccacaaaatgaaaacaatatggaaacaagaaaaataatatatttattatatagaTTTATTTGCACTGAAGCAGTCTTCTTTCCTTACGCAATATTTATTCGTTAAACAGAAgtggaaataataaaaaaaaacaatgttttCGGAGTCTCAGCTttaaatacagaaaatacaaaaatcattttgaaacGATTTTTTCTTAATTGGCCCATTGTGCGACTGCGCTGCATGCTCATGGAATGCGGTTCGGCTGCTGGGGCCCTGTCTCTTTCCTCACCTTCTATCTCCGCATCCTCGGTCTCCTTGATTCTTAACCCATTTCCCGTTTCGTCTGTCAAGCTCAGTGATGCTGTGTTGTAAGTGGAAAGTGCTAGATTATAAGGTTGTagccaatatttattttaaaaactttaaacgtAAAAAATCAAACCTTTAATATTAATGACTACATACCAAAAGTACTGATAAAAGATCTTTAGTGACCCaacattatattataatagAATATGTCAAACATGAATACCAAGGAGCATTTGCAATAAAATCAGTGCATAACTCGACatttagtttatattaaaaatatctaACTAGCGCAGTTataaaaactcaaaactttagttaattactttaaaatttGCTGCACGTTTTGTGTATTGTTTTAATAGAAAATTGTTAGCTATTTTTGGCTGGATTCAATCCATACCTGCAGCACTGGATATACATGCAAAAAAAATCTCCCTGTttctgctctctctctctctttcgctccctTGAGTGATTGTCGCCAAACGGAGtctgcaaaaacaaagaataaCAACATTGCAATTAAACACCATTTATTGGCGGCATAAAAAGAGGTAGTTTGGTATTTAGCTGCtaagtatgtgtgtatgtatgcttGTGTGCGAGGGTAGCCGTATAAAGCACGCGTCACAGGTGGAGAAGTGGAAAGGTGGGAACCTGTTCTTTGATTATGACCTATTCTATAGGCCATGGTCCAGAGATGTGGGTACTCGAATGACCTATTGGCCTTATTTTGTTGCACCTCTTAATGGATCTCAAAGTTATCAAAATATGACTTTTTGGTTTGCATCCGACGTATGACATCAGTTGGCGTGTTACTGTTTTGATTCCCAGTATTAGCTAAGCGGCTTGAAACTGGTTCTACATAATACCCAAATCGCATTAGATGGTGTGCTTTTTCTTCCCCCTTGGTATGTGTATCTAAAAAAATGATACAAGATAATATGGTGCATCATATAATATTCTGCCCAAACGCAATCGAAATTTTTGTAAGTAAATGGAAAGTAACTATGTATGTTTagtataaatgtaaattaaagtTCTCTTGTACTTATTATATAGAAGGATTTAAGGTACATTATATATAACTTTACTGCGCGCTTTATTTACCGCGTTGTGTTCCCCCTGATACAACACATATATTTAGAAAGTATAAATTTAAACAGCTGAAACTCTGAAGCAGCGGTAAAGTGTTTCCAACTCAATTGAACTTCCTAGAATATCTTTAATGTTTGCCCAACTGTTTGAGGCAGGCATGGAAATGtgcaaaattttatttgagtGACCTGGTTTTTAAAATAGGCCTACTTTTCTGGATCAAATGGCACTTTTTCCATAAGGTTCTCACGCTAATACAAACAAGCCATGATCCGTCAGGTGTTTGATTTGTCAGCCTCACCCTAGTGATATAAATAGTGCTCCATTTGGACCAGTACAGCATCAGTTGCTCACATCCAACTACCAGACATCAACATGAAGTACTCCTGTGTCCTGCTCCTTTTGGCCACCGTTGCCTGTTTCCTGGTGAGCCTGTCCAGTGCCACTACCACGACCACAACCACGACAGATGCCACTACCACGACCACCACGACCACCGCCTCGTCTTCGGACACCACTACCACGACAGCTTCGTCCTCGGACACCACGACTACCACGGATGCATCCTCctccaaaaagaagaagcacGTGACCCACTACAAGCGCAAGGTGCACAAACCCAAGAAGGTCAAGACCATCCGCAGGAAGAAGAACCGCAGCGGCTAAACATCCCAACTATAGATATACCCAGACCCGGTTACAACTATTGTGAACTCTGACTCCCGAAGACAACCGCCATATCATTATTCcgctttatttattactttgTTAACAAACGTACCACTtacttattattaataaattcaaGAAAACATAATTCAATACTTTGCTTTttgatatatatgtacatacctaCATGTTAGGACTTTAGATTACTATTTGAAgccatatatttttaaagtaaagACTTTAAAAGTAAGCTCAAATTatgaacatttaattttttatatatttcatataaaaaaggGTATATAGTACTTTCGATATAGAAACAGCAAAAGgcttaatttcttaaaaaaaattttaaatatatttgtgagCAAAATGGCACAGATACAACTAAAATActatgaatttatttttagtattactatttacttattggaacaaaattgatttctcCACTGTGTTACTAGTTATTGACTACTATTGAATAACATTATTCAAACCTCAAGGCGCTTCAgtacagaaaaaataatataaaacaagagagaacgctatagtcgagttccccgactatctgatacccgttactcagctagtggaagtgcaaaggagagtttttggcggtttgtgggcgttagagtgggcgtggcaaaaagttttttgggaaatcgatagaaatttacaagactaatacaaaaatgaaaaaatatcaaaacctttttcaaaagtgtgggcgtggcagttttaggcagtttgtgggcgttagagtgggcgtggcaacatgaatcgacaaacttgcgctgcgtctatgtccctggagtctgtatgcttaatctcaactttctagcttttgtagttcctgagatctcgacgttcatacggacggacagacagacggacagacggacagacagacagacagacggacggacagacggacatggtcagatcaactcggctactgatcctgatcaagaatatatatactttatatggtcggaaacgcttccttctgcctgttacatacttttcaacgaatctagtataccctttcactctacgagtaacgggtataattatatcatatcatataatAACTTATATGACTATATTATATAATCACATTTGAGGAAACTTTTGAAACTTTgtaacttttttaaaaaatccaATGGGATGGGAACATGTTTACtatctgtttcttttttttttataaagcaaattattaatttgttgcttattttctaaaatttttACCTGTTGTGAATGCTTTGAAGACTTAATGATTGTTAGATCAGTATAAGTAAAGAATATCTAAAAACCATCCCGccttcaaataataaaatattaaaataatttttaaattaaaatacagtttttgaatttaaataattttttgaatttaattatagtAAGTACATTTgtttgcaaaataataaatataaaggaaTAACGATATGGCGGTTGCCTTTTGGGAGTCAGAGTTCACATTAGTCGTAACCGGGTTTGTAGATATCTAAAGATGTTTAGCCGCTGCGGCTTTTCTTCCTGTGGATGGTGATCTTCTTCTTGGGTTCGTGCCTCTTGTTCTTGTATTTGATCACgtgcttcttctttttggaaGAGGATGATTCCGTGGTAGTCGTGGTGTCCGAGGACGACGCTGTCGTGGTAGTGGTGTCCGAAGACGAGGCGGTGGTCGTGGTGGTCGTGGTAGTGGCATCTGTCGTGGTTGTGGTCGTGGTAGTGGCACTGGACAGGCTCACCAGGAAACAGGCGACGGTGGCCAAAAGGAGCAGGACACAGGAGTACTTCATGTTGATGTCTGGTAGTTAGATGTGATCTACTGATGCTGTTCTGGTCCGAATGGAGCACTATTTATATTCCTTGGGTAAGGTAGAAACACTTGGGTTTGTTTGCACTTCGTGAGAACCTTACGCATAATACCATTTGGTACAGATATTTGGCACTGTCTAACTAGGCTAAGCAAATACTAATTTGCAAAGAACTTAGCCTATCACTAGACAGTTGTATCAACATTAAAGCTATTTTGGGTCCCGATTCTACGGACGCGTTGTGACGAATGCCTCATACAATACCAAAATGCtgggcaaaacaaataaagttattTAGACTTATTATTTTAGCCTAAATTAAATAGATTCGAAGTTAATGTccataaattttattattattttacctaaaaataaCATAGTAGGTTAATACATAAAACGcttcaaaaaataatataatattatatccTATTATATCATATAATAACTTATATGACTAtattatatcatatcataAGATCACACTCGAGGAAACTCTTAAAACTTTGTAACTTACTTAAAAAAGTCCAAAAGTTACtatctgtttcttttttttttggaaagcacattattaatttgttgcttattttctaaaatttgtACTCGTTTTGAATGCTTTTAAAACTTAACGATTGTTATATCAGTATAAGTAAAGAATATCCAAAAACCATCCCGccttcaaataataaaatattaaaataattttaaaattaaaatacagtttttgaatttaaataattttttgaatttaattatagtAAGTTAGAGGTACATTTgtttgcaaaataataaatataggGGAATAACGATATGGCAGTTGCCTTTTGGGAATCAGAGTTCACATTAGTCGTAACCGGATTTGTAGATATCTAAAGATGTTTAGCCGCTGCGGCTTTTCTTCCTGTGGATGGTGATCTTCTTCTTGGGTTCGTGCCTCTTGTTCTTGTATTTGATCACgtgcttcttctttttggaaGAGGATGATTCCGTGGTAGTCGTGGTGTCCGAGGACGACGCTGTCGTGGTAGTGGTGTCCGAAGACGAGGCGGTGGTCGTGGTGGTCGTGGTAGTTGCAtctgttgtggttgtggtcGTGGTAGTGGCACT
This genomic interval from Drosophila teissieri strain GT53w chromosome 3L, Prin_Dtei_1.1, whole genome shotgun sequence contains the following:
- the LOC122615819 gene encoding EF-hand domain-containing family member B isoform X5 → MANRGHFIDRNANIPTAGLSTSGLGGEEGVKVCLSISNAEELAESLVRRNCGQINEKSNHPPAGSVLPSSSIRDLLTSELQKSRFTSFKEKFYEEMYFKKATLGEVKKTYSKPDNVTNTSQTFGSPSSASQSESLYGVILPAKSAEQVNKEYEAFHDKYIISHNHYFPSEQVNRRYSQPFDRKSPSGNFHTLGDFGLKVKRCLEEGENHLKVIGKAQVDFMNRTDAPLGMRNKKLL
- the LOC122616594 gene encoding protein new-glue 1-like, translating into MKFLFVVALIVLAIQLASSTSTTTTTTTTTDATTTTTTTTDATTTTTTAASTHKKRCWKGNNWCHTRIPKRKCKHPKRCHKTIVIVTHKKNKKN
- the LOC122615819 gene encoding EF-hand domain-containing family member B isoform X3 encodes the protein MANRGHFIDRNANIPTAGLSTSGLGGEEGVKVCLSISNAEELAESLVRRNCGQINEKSNHPPAGSVLPSSSIRDLLTSELQKSRFTSFKEKFYEEMYFKKATLGEVKKTYSKPDNVTNTSQTFGSPSSASQSESLYGVILPAKSAEQVNKEYEAFHDKYIISHNHYFPSEQVNRRYSQPFDRKSPSGNFHTLGDFGLKVKRCLEEGENHLKVIGKAQVDFMNRTDAPLGMRNKKYTYAVPDITFGVPLRSNGDVKMLLNNIEPCHKTNRLLDAIRYLNKKRHSLRNPLEFHKYVLNSVLERSDTDKTGHLPLARVLEIFRSFHIRLDAHKIRLALSNFRMIVDEGCATERVT
- the LOC122617853 gene encoding protein new-glue 3-like, with translation MKYSCVLLLLATVACFLVSLSSATTTTTTTTDATTTTTTTTASSSDTTTTTASSSDTTTTTDASSSKKKKHVTHYKRKVHKPKKVKTIRRKKNRSG
- the LOC122615818 gene encoding protein O-mannosyltransferase 1; this translates as MSATYTNTITQRRKTAKVKQQPQQQQQQQWTDSDMSCESNERLHFRSRSTNSKQQQHTTHSNSPSPLCCNGARALTMLNCCVDVNCHLNAPLRGSVNRHTTPTPTPTATPTPVPTPKQASPSPTTDRSRSLSRSLSSSRSRSLSCQKHINKKSAGAASAAERKTASASTQPFTVNLSIDLFSWTLFLLAFGTRFYKLATPPHIVFDELHYGKYISMYMRNIFFFDQHPPLGKQLIAGLVSLAGYDGNYTFNRIGEPYAPEMPIFWFRFVPALCGSLLAPAVYNLLLEAKLSRWSSALGGLLVVLDNSLLTQSRFVLMESMLLLATTVGIACLLRFQRSRLGSLEWFFSGTTAAIFLGAAGTVKYVGFLALGLAFYLLCRHLWQLLYDAGLTDRQLWMHAISRLLIFVGIPLAIYVGVFYVHFKTLYRAGPHDSIMTSAFQASLDGGLASITQGQPLAVVHGSQITLRHTHGRTCWLHSHAAVYPVRYPDKRGSSHQQQVTCYSFKDVNNWWLVKRPTKENLVVGDELDIIRHGEIIQLVHGITSRALNSHDVAAAMTPQCQEVSCYIDYEIKMAGELLWRVEILNRDSEGDIWHAIKSEVRLVHVSTEASLKFTGRQLPEWGFNQHEVVADREKGIHEDTIWNVEEHRYTQTEDHRERERQMLTAEMIPTKRTRISFWAKLLELQSKMLFKTKSVPSHMYSSMPHEWPLMDKGIAYWLDSKSSAQIYLLGNVLIWYTASLGILVYAGLLAFYAMRRQRLCFDISEQEWQRFVIAGDTFFMGYVMHYLPYFCVDRTLFLHNYLPAFVFKLLLLCFVVEHLDYLLRRFCTGRGIHLVRLYRLMLILWLVGVLSIFSKFIPFSYGATKMSLNEVRNLRWKDTWDFVLHKNHHLH
- the LOC122618039 gene encoding protein new-glue 3-like yields the protein MKYSCVLLLLATVACFLVSLSSATTTTTTTTDATTTTTTTTASSSDTTTTTASSSDTTTTTESSSSKKKKHVIKYKNKRHEPKKKITIHRKKSRSG
- the LOC122617909 gene encoding protein new-glue 3-like, coding for MKYSCVLLLLATVACFLVSLSSATTTTTTTTDATTTTTTTTASSSDTTTTTASSSDTTTTTESSSSKKKKHVIKYKNKRHEPKKKITIHRKKSRSG
- the LOC122615819 gene encoding uncharacterized protein LOC122615819 isoform X4 — encoded protein: MALYCRPNRRSKLTRSTRLSTTSTSSATITTFLPSRYSQPFDRKSPSGNFHTLGDFGLKVKRCLEEGENHLKVIGKAQVDFMNRTDAPLGMRNKKYTYAVPDITFGVPLRSNGDVKMLLNNIEPCHKTNRLLDAIRYLNKKRHSLRNPLEFHKYVLNSVLERSDTDKTGHLPLARVLEIFRSFHIRLDAHKIRLALSNFRMIVDEGCATERVNYLDFLRLLSIQKSLPKTGNLTNVSDVSCLDTTYDLLCADRQKKFRDDSGTIIRNLGEQKTSVKDLITPVLATLRGLTHSDFTCLRPKGEIERIFRSLVPTDKFEAIWQSLMTDFKDQNETASVSQFRTEMHKQLEATST
- the LOC122615819 gene encoding uncharacterized protein LOC122615819 isoform X2, coding for MANRGHFIDRNANIPTAGLSTSGLGGEEGVKVCLSISNAEELAESLVRRNCGQINEKSNHPPAGSVLPSSSIRDLLTSELQKSRFTSFKEKFYEEMYFKKATLGEVKKTYSKPDNVTNTSQTFGSPSSASQSESLYGVILPAKSAEQVNKEYEAFHDKYSQPFDRKSPSGNFHTLGDFGLKVKRCLEEGENHLKVIGKAQVDFMNRTDAPLGMRNKKYTYAVPDITFGVPLRSNGDVKMLLNNIEPCHKTNRLLDAIRYLNKKRHSLRNPLEFHKYVLNSVLERSDTDKTGHLPLARVLEIFRSFHIRLDAHKIRLALSNFRMIVDEGCATERVNYLDFLRLLSIQKSLPKTGNLTNVSDVSCLDTTYDLLCADRQKKFRDDSGTIIRNLGEQKTSVKDLITPVLATLRGLTHSDFTCLRPKGEIERIFRSLVPTDKFEAIWQSLMTDFKDQNETASVSQFRTEMHKQLEATST
- the LOC122615819 gene encoding EF-hand domain-containing family member B isoform X1, which encodes MANRGHFIDRNANIPTAGLSTSGLGGEEGVKVCLSISNAEELAESLVRRNCGQINEKSNHPPAGSVLPSSSIRDLLTSELQKSRFTSFKEKFYEEMYFKKATLGEVKKTYSKPDNVTNTSQTFGSPSSASQSESLYGVILPAKSAEQVNKEYEAFHDKYIISHNHYFPSEQVNRRYSQPFDRKSPSGNFHTLGDFGLKVKRCLEEGENHLKVIGKAQVDFMNRTDAPLGMRNKKYTYAVPDITFGVPLRSNGDVKMLLNNIEPCHKTNRLLDAIRYLNKKRHSLRNPLEFHKYVLNSVLERSDTDKTGHLPLARVLEIFRSFHIRLDAHKIRLALSNFRMIVDEGCATERVNYLDFLRLLSIQKSLPKTGNLTNVSDVSCLDTTYDLLCADRQKKFRDDSGTIIRNLGEQKTSVKDLITPVLATLRGLTHSDFTCLRPKGEIERIFRSLVPTDKFEAIWQSLMTDFKDQNETASVSQFRTEMHKQLEATST